A single window of Cytophagales bacterium DNA harbors:
- a CDS encoding tetratricopeptide repeat protein yields MKKLIIFIIAVVASSFLLQQPDNSNPQLDSLKNAFDNAKHDTTKVRLLVELSEELYLSDPDTMISLCKQALEIINKNLTASNKEENASFLKTKAAALNNIGSIYNLQGNPDKALEYFLQSLEIKKEINVEHPEESGNKQGIAISLNNIGVIYRNQGNPDKALEYYLQSLEMLKEINDKEGIAISLNNIGLIYKKQGNPDKALDYYLQSLEIQKEINDKQGIAYSLNNIGAIYDNQGNPDKALEYFLQSLEIKKEINDKQGIAMSLNNIGSIYNNQGNPDKALDYYLQSLEIQKEINDKQGIAYSLNFIGQIYLERKDYTAATDYCTRSLRIAEELGYPENIMRSAGSLHKIYKAMAKKAKKQGLWEYGERYATAIEYNELYTQMRDTVHNNAMSKAIGKVEGKFEFKMALKQREQREKEQELKKAKETSHRNNLQNGAIAIGIFVLLTIIIFLGNFVMPGWLVNALSFIPFVLLFEFITEIIEPYTEAFTGDQPIYEVLINTMVVLVIFPIQYIFEKKLRGRLYTAKKKRAVARIGNPRKRSKGSSSSSSKKQVGNFKARILRIIKKLFIFLIIINAGSFIFKQLQSPTDSQSQTYLQNPQGFKNLAGLQVEAKLLAYLSQNSAPTQHQAPSTQNRVLDSLKNAFSNAKHDTIRVQLYLELSDATYLASPEKSTEYDKKALALAEKNIPRSKGAVLLAFKKAKADALNNIGYIHEVQGNPDKALEYYLQSLEIDKEMNNKQGIAISLNNIGMIYKNQGNPDKALEYFLQSLEIKKEINDKQGIAYSLNNIGFIYDNQGNPDKALEYYLQSLEIKKEINDKQGIARSLNNIGTIYFNQGNYDKTLEYQLQSLEIRKKINDKQGIANSLNNIGLIYKNQGNPDMALEYYLQSLEIGKEINDKRGIAYSLNNIGQLYLERKDYTAATDYCTRSLRIAEELGYPENIMRSAGSLHKIYKAMAKKAKKQGLWEYGERYATAIEYNELYTQMRDTVHNNAMSKAIGKVEGKFEFKMALKQREQREKEQELKKAKETSHRNNLQNGAIAIGIFVLLTIIIFLGNFVMPGWLVNALSFVPFVLLFEFITELIEPYTEAFTGDQPLYEVLINTAVVLIIFPIQYFFEKKLRQRLDKAKKKRVEKGRKK; encoded by the coding sequence GTGAAAAAACTGATCATATTCATCATAGCCGTTGTTGCAAGTAGTTTCCTCTTGCAACAACCTGACAACTCAAATCCTCAACTTGACTCCCTCAAAAACGCCTTTGACAATGCAAAGCACGACACCACCAAAGTCCGTCTGCTGGTTGAATTATCAGAAGAATTATATCTTTCTGATCCTGACACAATGATCTCGCTTTGCAAACAGGCACTTGAGATTATCAATAAAAACCTCACTGCCTCCAACAAAGAGGAAAATGCATCTTTTTTAAAAACCAAAGCAGCAGCCCTTAACAACATCGGTTCTATTTACAATTTACAGGGCAACCCTGACAAGGCACTGGAATATTTCCTGCAAAGCTTAGAGATAAAAAAAGAGATCAATGTGGAACATCCCGAAGAAAGCGGGAACAAACAAGGCATCGCCATCTCATTAAATAACATAGGCGTTATCTATCGCAACCAGGGCAACCCCGACAAGGCGCTGGAATATTACCTGCAAAGCTTAGAGATGCTAAAAGAGATCAATGACAAAGAAGGTATCGCCATCTCATTAAATAACATAGGCCTTATCTATAAAAAGCAGGGTAACCCTGACAAGGCACTGGATTATTACCTGCAAAGCTTAGAGATACAAAAAGAGATCAATGACAAACAAGGTATCGCCTACTCATTAAATAACATAGGCGCTATCTATGACAACCAAGGCAACCCAGACAAGGCGCTGGAATATTTCCTGCAAAGCTTAGAAATAAAAAAAGAGATCAATGACAAACAAGGCATCGCCATGTCATTAAATAACATAGGCTCTATCTATAACAACCAAGGCAACCCTGACAAGGCACTTGATTATTACCTGCAAAGCTTAGAGATACAAAAAGAGATCAACGACAAACAAGGTATCGCCTACTCATTAAATTTCATAGGGCAGATTTATCTTGAACGTAAAGACTATACCGCAGCCACAGACTACTGCACGCGCTCACTCAGAATAGCAGAGGAGCTTGGCTATCCTGAAAACATAATGAGATCTGCCGGAAGCCTGCACAAGATATACAAAGCCATGGCAAAAAAAGCCAAAAAACAGGGCTTGTGGGAGTATGGTGAGCGCTATGCAACGGCAATAGAATACAACGAACTCTACACCCAAATGCGCGATACCGTCCACAACAACGCGATGTCAAAAGCCATTGGCAAGGTAGAAGGTAAGTTTGAGTTTAAAATGGCGCTCAAACAAAGAGAGCAGCGCGAAAAAGAGCAGGAACTAAAGAAAGCCAAAGAAACATCACACAGAAACAACCTGCAAAATGGTGCAATCGCCATCGGTATATTTGTATTACTTACAATAATTATCTTTCTCGGTAATTTTGTAATGCCCGGGTGGCTTGTCAATGCTTTATCGTTTATACCTTTTGTACTGCTGTTTGAGTTCATCACCGAGATCATAGAACCCTATACCGAAGCTTTCACAGGAGATCAGCCCATTTATGAAGTGCTCATCAACACCATGGTGGTATTAGTTATATTTCCCATACAGTACATATTTGAAAAAAAGCTGAGAGGGCGGTTGTACACTGCAAAGAAAAAGCGGGCTGTAGCTCGGATTGGTAATCCGAGAAAGCGGAGTAAGGGGAGTAGTAGTAGCAGTAGCAAAAAGCAAGTCGGTAATTTTAAAGCAAGGATATTAAGAATTATAAAGAAGTTGTTTATATTTCTTATTATCATAAATGCAGGCAGTTTTATCTTTAAGCAGTTGCAATCGCCAACTGACTCTCAATCACAAACTTACCTTCAAAACCCGCAAGGTTTTAAAAACCTTGCGGGTTTGCAAGTAGAGGCAAAATTACTCGCATATCTTTCTCAAAACTCAGCTCCCACCCAGCACCAAGCGCCCAGCACCCAAAACCGAGTCCTCGATTCCCTCAAAAACGCCTTTAGCAATGCAAAGCACGACACCATCCGGGTACAGCTCTACCTTGAACTATCCGATGCCACCTACCTGGCATCTCCCGAAAAATCTACAGAATACGACAAGAAAGCATTAGCCCTTGCCGAAAAAAACATTCCTCGCAGCAAAGGAGCGGTATTGCTCGCCTTTAAAAAAGCAAAAGCAGATGCGCTCAACAACATTGGTTATATTCACGAGGTACAAGGCAACCCAGACAAGGCGCTGGAATATTACCTCCAAAGCCTGGAGATAGACAAAGAAATGAATAACAAACAAGGCATCGCCATCTCATTAAATAACATAGGTATGATCTATAAAAACCAGGGCAACCCTGACAAGGCGCTGGAATATTTCCTGCAAAGCTTAGAGATAAAAAAAGAGATCAATGACAAACAAGGCATCGCCTACTCATTAAATAACATAGGATTTATCTATGACAACCAAGGCAACCCAGACAAGGCGCTGGAATATTACCTGCAAAGCTTAGAAATAAAAAAAGAGATCAATGACAAACAAGGCATAGCCAGATCATTAAATAACATAGGGACTATCTATTTTAATCAAGGTAATTATGATAAAACACTGGAATATCAACTCCAAAGTCTTGAGATAAGAAAAAAGATCAACGACAAACAAGGCATCGCTAACTCATTAAATAACATAGGCCTTATCTATAAAAACCAGGGTAACCCTGACATGGCGCTGGAATATTACCTGCAAAGCCTGGAGATAGGCAAAGAGATCAATGACAAACGAGGCATCGCCTACTCATTAAATAACATAGGACAGTTATATCTTGAACGTAAAGACTATACCGCAGCCACAGACTACTGCACGCGCTCACTCAGAATAGCAGAGGAGCTTGGCTATCCTGAAAACATAATGAGATCTGCCGGAAGCCTGCACAAGATATACAAAGCCATGGCAAAAAAAGCCAAAAAACAGGGCTTGTGGGAGTATGGTGAGCGCTATGCAACAGCTATAGAGTACAACGAACTCTACACACAAATGCGCGATACGGTCCACAACAACGCCATGTCAAAAGCCATTGGCAAGGTAGAAGGTAAGTTTGAGTTCAAAATGGCGCTCAAACAAAGAGAGCAGCGCGAAAAAGAGCAGGAACTAAAGAAAGCCAAAGAAACATCACACAGAAACAACCTGCAAAATGGTGCAATCGCCATCGGTATATTTGTATTACTTACAATAATTATCTTTCTCGGTAATTTTGTAATGCCCGGGTGGCTTGTCAATGCTTTATCGTTTGTACCTTTTGTGCTGTTGTTTGAGTTTATCACCGAACTTATAGAGCCCTATACCGAAGCCTTCACAGGCGATCAGCCCTTATACGAAGTGCTGATCAACACCGCGGTGGTACTAATTATATTTCCCATACAGTATTTCTTTGAAAAGAAGCTGAGGCAGCGGTTGGATAAGGCAAAGAAGAAGCGGGTAGAGAAAGGGAGGAAGAAATAA
- a CDS encoding carboxypeptidase-like regulatory domain-containing protein codes for MKKLQFYIALFSVSLIFSGAFAQEKERIIQFSGLVVGGDSLYGIWGVHIYVPHSGRGSISNEYGYFSMPVLISDSIIISAVGFKKQHIIIPDDAKNQSYTAIIELIIDTTILPTVEIYPYPTVELFKQAFLALELDDENQSNAQKNLDEKVLARILYDSEMDASMNYTNYMNQEVYKISTQRFDPRYANPLLNPFAWIALIQSIRRGDFKRKKKIWEEE; via the coding sequence GTGAAAAAGTTACAATTTTATATAGCTCTGTTTTCTGTATCTTTAATTTTTTCAGGTGCATTTGCCCAGGAGAAGGAGAGGATCATTCAGTTTTCCGGGCTTGTGGTTGGCGGTGACAGCTTGTACGGAATTTGGGGTGTGCATATTTATGTCCCGCATTCAGGCAGAGGTTCTATCAGCAATGAATATGGATATTTTTCAATGCCTGTATTAATTAGCGACAGTATTATTATCAGTGCGGTAGGTTTTAAAAAACAACATATCATTATTCCTGATGATGCAAAAAACCAAAGTTATACGGCCATTATTGAATTAATAATAGATACCACCATTCTTCCGACAGTTGAGATATATCCTTACCCGACCGTAGAATTGTTTAAGCAGGCTTTTTTAGCGCTGGAGCTGGATGATGAAAATCAGTCAAATGCTCAAAAAAACCTGGATGAAAAGGTGCTCGCACGGATCCTGTATGACTCTGAGATGGACGCCAGCATGAATTATACTAACTACATGAACCAAGAGGTCTACAAGATTTCTACCCAAAGATTTGACCCAAGATATGCAAATCCACTCCTCAACCCATTTGCATGGATAGCATTGATCCAGTCAATTCGCAGGGGGGATTTTAAGAGGAAGAAAAAGATTTGGGAGGAGGAATAG
- a CDS encoding metalloregulator ArsR/SmtB family transcription factor yields the protein MRIKHFNLSSGTQMFKALSDESRVRILNLILKNGEMCISDLELVLDFTQTKTSRHLTYLKNAGILTFRKIDQWAFYYIKDEVTDIINRQFNYLQKDTTLTNDLETYRELYENEQLGICKLKHGA from the coding sequence ATGAGAATCAAACATTTTAATTTATCATCCGGTACTCAAATGTTCAAAGCGCTCAGTGATGAATCAAGGGTCAGGATCTTAAATCTGATACTGAAAAACGGAGAAATGTGTATTTCAGACCTTGAATTGGTACTGGATTTTACACAAACCAAAACGTCACGCCACCTTACTTATTTGAAAAATGCAGGTATATTGACATTCAGGAAAATTGATCAGTGGGCATTTTATTATATCAAAGATGAAGTAACAGACATAATCAACCGGCAATTTAATTATCTTCAAAAAGATACCACATTGACAAATGACCTGGAGACCTACCGGGAGTTATATGAGAATGAACAATTAGGGATTTGTAAGTTAAAGCATGGCGCATAG
- a CDS encoding noncanonical pyrimidine nucleotidase, YjjG family, which yields MNNYKHIFFDLDDTLWDYDKNSQETLEELYQNYRLYDSGDFTVEKFITQFKVRNTELWEKYKNGTVDVEILRKDRFVATLNDLGIKQKDLCTNIAIDYLKICPKKSNIIRFAHEVLAYLQKKYQLHILTNGFEETQCMKLEHSGLKKYFTNIITSERAGCRKPDKKIFEYALQKADAIAKECIMIGDDHETDILGAKGVGIKQIFFNPEVRINNYNPTYEIKDLSELYRIL from the coding sequence ATGAACAACTACAAACATATATTTTTCGACCTTGATGATACACTCTGGGATTATGATAAAAATTCACAGGAAACCCTTGAAGAATTATATCAAAATTACAGACTTTATGACTCAGGTGATTTTACAGTGGAAAAATTTATCACTCAATTCAAGGTAAGAAATACAGAATTATGGGAAAAATACAAAAACGGAACTGTAGATGTAGAAATTCTAAGAAAAGATAGATTTGTAGCAACCTTGAATGATCTCGGAATAAAACAAAAAGATCTATGTACAAATATTGCTATTGATTATCTGAAGATATGTCCTAAAAAATCCAACATAATTCGATTTGCTCATGAGGTTTTAGCTTATCTCCAAAAAAAATATCAATTACATATTTTAACCAATGGCTTTGAGGAAACTCAGTGTATGAAGTTAGAACATTCAGGTTTGAAAAAGTATTTTACTAACATTATCACCTCCGAACGGGCTGGTTGTCGAAAGCCCGACAAAAAGATATTTGAATATGCTTTACAAAAGGCTGATGCGATTGCCAAAGAATGTATCATGATTGGTGATGATCATGAAACAGATATATTGGGTGCAAAAGGGGTAGGAATAAAGCAAATATTCTTTAATCCGGAAGTGCGAATAAACAATTATAACCCTACTTATGAAATAAAAGATTTGAGCGAATTATACCGGATTCTTTAA
- a CDS encoding CopG family transcriptional regulator: MKTMKIDLPKKIVVAMGNYVKTGWFNNESEVMRAALQEFIRNHRIELTDKFMEEDIKWALEIKKNRGK, translated from the coding sequence ATGAAAACAATGAAAATTGATTTACCAAAAAAAATAGTAGTTGCCATGGGAAACTATGTAAAAACAGGTTGGTTTAACAATGAATCAGAAGTAATGCGAGCAGCTTTACAGGAATTTATCAGAAATCATCGTATTGAATTAACGGATAAATTCATGGAAGAAGACATTAAATGGGCATTAGAAATAAAGAAAAACAGGGGAAAATGA
- a CDS encoding T9SS type A sorting domain-containing protein, which translates to MDASGNAYITGDFYGTADFDPGAGVQNLTSVGVRDIFFAKYDANGNYLWAKSIGGTSADFGNSIATNASGNAYITGFFYGTADFDPGAGVQNLTPVGINDIFFAKYDANGNYLWAKSIGSTSNDAGYSIATDAFGNAYITGFFVATADFDPGAGVQNLTPVGGSDIFFAKYQDSGSTGIDELKAQSSKLKVYPNPYTGKTNISYTLPEKTNVSLEIYNITGKKIHTLVNKNQNAGRHQYVFSAKDLGYGKGIYLLKFRVNETNITKLLLELK; encoded by the coding sequence ATGGACGCCTCCGGCAATGCATACATAACAGGAGATTTCTACGGCACAGCCGACTTTGACCCGGGCGCGGGAGTACAGAATTTAACTTCTGTTGGAGTTCGAGACATCTTCTTCGCCAAATATGACGCAAACGGCAATTACCTCTGGGCGAAGAGCATCGGCGGCACATCAGCCGATTTCGGCAACAGCATCGCCACTAACGCCTCCGGCAATGCATACATAACAGGATTTTTTTACGGCACAGCCGACTTTGACCCGGGCGCGGGAGTACAGAATTTAACTCCTGTTGGTATTAATGACATCTTCTTCGCCAAATATGACGCAAACGGCAATTACCTCTGGGCGAAGAGCATCGGCAGCACATCAAACGATGCCGGCTACAGCATCGCCACGGACGCCTTCGGCAATGCATACATAACAGGATTTTTTGTAGCTACAGCCGACTTTGACCCGGGCGCGGGAGTACAGAATTTAACTCCTGTTGGTGGTAGTGACATCTTCTTCGCCAAATATCAGGATTCCGGAAGTACAGGCATTGATGAGCTTAAAGCTCAAAGTTCAAAGCTCAAAGTTTATCCAAACCCCTACACCGGTAAAACCAACATCAGCTACACGCTGCCGGAAAAAACCAATGTATCTTTAGAAATATACAACATTACCGGTAAAAAAATACATACATTGGTAAATAAAAACCAAAATGCAGGCAGACACCAATACGTGTTTTCTGCAAAAGACCTGGGTTATGGCAAGGGAATATATTTATTAAAGTTCAGGGTAAATGAAACCAATATCACGAAGCTGTTGTTAGAATTAAAGTAG
- a CDS encoding AbrB/MazE/SpoVT family DNA-binding domain-containing protein, producing the protein MNTVIQKVGNNFAVLIPKKLAKTSHLNEGMKVNLTLKNNEIIINKDKQSKYTLDQLLSKVNKDNLHKEISFGKPVGKEII; encoded by the coding sequence ATGAACACAGTAATTCAAAAAGTTGGAAATAATTTTGCAGTGCTAATTCCAAAAAAACTTGCAAAGACATCTCATTTAAATGAGGGAATGAAGGTAAATTTAACTTTAAAGAATAATGAGATTATCATCAACAAAGATAAACAAAGTAAATATACCCTTGACCAATTATTATCAAAAGTCAATAAAGATAATTTGCATAAGGAAATTAGTTTTGGCAAGCCTGTTGGAAAAGAAATAATTTAA
- the mazF gene encoding endoribonuclease MazF: MPSKYTPDKGDVVWLSFDPQTGHEQSGRRPALVISPKKYNSKVRLALFCPVTGKIKGYPYEVAIPPKLKIKGTVLADQVKSLDWKVRKAEYICKIPDDILIEVLEKVNTLLQY; this comes from the coding sequence ATGCCCTCAAAATATACCCCCGACAAAGGAGATGTAGTTTGGTTATCATTTGACCCCCAGACTGGCCATGAACAATCCGGCAGAAGGCCTGCCTTAGTGATTTCTCCTAAAAAATATAACAGCAAAGTTAGATTAGCTTTGTTTTGCCCGGTTACCGGTAAGATAAAAGGGTATCCATATGAAGTAGCAATTCCCCCAAAATTGAAAATCAAAGGTACTGTTCTGGCCGATCAAGTCAAAAGTCTTGACTGGAAAGTGAGAAAAGCAGAGTATATCTGTAAAATTCCAGATGATATTTTAATTGAAGTATTGGAAAAAGTTAATACCTTGTTACAATATTGA
- a CDS encoding T9SS type A sorting domain-containing protein: MKNKFLLFTFYFLLFTSNLSAQCPGCVADTSCKINPPYPTLCPDTLPDGRVMIPYDEDISFYLPAVFNAGVDVVFDTLVIDAIYNVPFGLSWESSSPNDKFYPSSNPPATEHGCVKVCGTPLISGTYTITVFVTVYVDAPIVGTVMQQETFDIYITILPDTSGNASFAMTNSFGCGSVTTSFQTNFPSNGNPNYSYNWDFGNALTSSAEFPPPMTYNTPGTYSVSLQTTIDTLDYTLTLVEVLAADCDDFGSDPDFYLVLYEGGVEILNSLATTGSVTSNPPVSVPFPPTNLNDTTYTLEIWDEDGGLAGANDLCGSISFNGQTPGIYTITNGALTVQYEITHSVLSFNDTSYVTVYPLPALPVLTASSDSACVGDSIILNTGYNANLQWYQDTIVLLGATDSFYVVYNSGSYWVELTDSNGCKVASDVYTITIENPPVDNITLNENLLISNVSGYNYQWYYDGLPITGANQQFYLAQNTGNYYVVLSNDIGCSTQSNTLFYQLTGITEGGTSLRSVQVYPNPNNGSFILSYHLSEPEEILLRVKDMPGRSLYFQKFPKSSGVIRHIIELQGYPSGIYFVEIQTEKVSKTVKVAIK, encoded by the coding sequence ATGAAAAATAAATTTCTACTTTTTACTTTCTACTTTTTACTTTTTACTTCCAACCTGTCTGCCCAATGCCCCGGCTGCGTAGCAGACACAAGCTGTAAGATCAATCCGCCATACCCAACACTATGCCCCGATACGCTGCCTGATGGAAGAGTAATGATACCCTATGATGAAGATATTTCATTTTATCTGCCCGCAGTATTTAATGCTGGTGTTGATGTGGTTTTTGATACCCTGGTAATAGACGCAATCTATAATGTTCCCTTTGGATTATCCTGGGAGTCAAGCTCACCAAACGATAAATTTTACCCCTCAAGCAATCCTCCGGCTACTGAACATGGTTGTGTGAAAGTATGCGGCACACCCCTTATATCCGGTACCTACACTATTACTGTCTTTGTAACTGTATATGTAGATGCTCCCATTGTGGGCACTGTGATGCAACAGGAAACTTTTGACATTTACATAACAATTTTGCCCGACACTTCCGGAAATGCAAGCTTTGCAATGACCAACTCTTTTGGGTGCGGTTCTGTTACCACCTCTTTTCAAACCAATTTCCCAAGCAATGGAAATCCCAATTACAGCTACAACTGGGATTTTGGCAATGCATTGACAAGCAGCGCTGAGTTTCCTCCGCCCATGACCTATAATACACCGGGTACTTATTCCGTGAGTTTGCAAACGACTATAGATACGCTTGACTACACCTTAACTTTAGTGGAAGTATTGGCAGCAGATTGTGATGATTTTGGTTCTGATCCTGATTTTTATTTGGTTCTATACGAGGGTGGGGTGGAGATACTTAATTCTCTTGCCACAACTGGTTCTGTGACAAGTAATCCTCCTGTTTCAGTTCCTTTTCCCCCAACCAATTTGAACGATACTACCTATACGCTGGAAATATGGGATGAGGATGGCGGTCTGGCCGGAGCCAATGATCTTTGCGGTAGCATATCTTTTAATGGTCAAACTCCCGGGATTTATACCATTACCAATGGAGCGCTCACGGTACAATATGAGATCACTCATTCTGTGCTCTCGTTTAATGATACAAGTTATGTAACTGTTTATCCGTTACCAGCACTACCCGTATTAACAGCTTCAAGTGATAGTGCGTGTGTTGGAGATTCAATTATCCTCAATACCGGTTACAACGCAAACCTTCAATGGTACCAGGACACTATTGTATTGCTGGGAGCAACAGATTCTTTTTATGTGGTTTACAATAGTGGGAGTTATTGGGTTGAACTGACTGATTCCAACGGCTGTAAAGTAGCTTCAGATGTTTATACCATAACAATTGAAAACCCACCGGTAGATAATATTACGTTAAATGAAAATCTTTTAATTTCAAACGTTAGCGGATACAATTATCAATGGTACTATGATGGTTTGCCAATTACGGGGGCAAATCAGCAGTTTTATCTCGCTCAAAATACCGGGAACTATTATGTTGTGTTATCTAATGATATTGGCTGCAGTACCCAATCCAACACTTTATTTTATCAACTTACAGGAATTACTGAGGGGGGTACCTCGCTTCGCTCGGTACAGGTTTATCCCAATCCAAATAATGGTTCCTTTATTTTGAGCTATCACCTATCTGAACCCGAGGAAATACTTTTAAGAGTTAAGGATATGCCTGGAAGAAGTCTTTATTTTCAAAAATTTCCGAAAAGCTCCGGAGTGATTCGACATATTATTGAACTCCAGGGTTATCCATCAGGCATTTATTTTGTTGAAATACAGACCGAAAAAGTAAGTAAAACAGTAAAGGTCGCTATTAAATAA
- a CDS encoding addiction module toxin, HicA family, producing MKLPVITAKKLIKILNKKGFVKVRQSGSHAIFRNSEGSRVTVPVHASKDLGKGLLKQIIKDADISIEDFKKGNKPTSKQSNKANNSK from the coding sequence ATGAAGCTGCCTGTCATAACTGCAAAAAAGCTCATTAAAATTTTGAATAAAAAAGGTTTTGTTAAAGTTCGCCAAAGTGGTAGTCATGCAATTTTTCGTAATTCAGAAGGAAGTCGGGTTACCGTCCCAGTTCATGCTTCCAAAGATTTAGGAAAAGGTTTGCTGAAACAAATTATCAAAGATGCAGATATTTCAATTGAGGATTTTAAAAAAGGTAACAAACCTACCTCTAAACAATCAAATAAAGCGAATAATAGTAAGTGA
- a CDS encoding type II toxin-antitoxin system HicB family antitoxin — MKKTYTFTIVIEKDESGRFLAICPSLQGCYSEGETVEQAIELIKDAIKLHIEDRIENGELIYEEVRTEQVSIAV, encoded by the coding sequence ATGAAAAAGACATATACATTTACAATAGTAATAGAAAAAGATGAGTCAGGCCGCTTTTTGGCAATTTGTCCTTCATTACAGGGGTGTTATAGTGAAGGTGAAACTGTAGAACAAGCAATTGAATTAATAAAAGATGCAATTAAATTGCATATTGAAGATAGAATTGAAAATGGTGAGCTAATTTATGAGGAAGTTAGAACAGAACAAGTAAGTATTGCCGTGTAA